A DNA window from Nitrospira sp. contains the following coding sequences:
- a CDS encoding Phosphoheptose isomerase (MaGe:77307674) → MSSKQILEGLYPFLQPQTPAQVERGDGLLHSVQRKVQDGLAVKQEFFARHGEHIVEVARALAKVYRRQGRLFTMGNGGSSCDAAHIAVEFLHPATAGRPALPAINLIADVAMLTAVGNDVGFEQVFARQLIAQARPGDGLIGISTSGNSPNLLRGFEQAKQLGLTTIGLAGGTGGLMAQSPAIDHCLVVETDSIHRTQECHVMIYHILWDLVHTLLAADRQAPSQGSGQ, encoded by the coding sequence ATGTCATCGAAACAGATTCTTGAAGGGCTCTATCCGTTTTTGCAACCGCAGACGCCGGCTCAGGTCGAGCGCGGCGACGGCTTGCTGCACTCCGTTCAGCGGAAAGTGCAGGATGGGCTGGCGGTCAAACAAGAGTTTTTTGCGCGCCATGGCGAACACATCGTTGAGGTCGCCCGGGCGCTCGCCAAGGTCTATCGCCGGCAGGGCCGGCTGTTCACGATGGGCAACGGCGGATCGAGCTGCGATGCCGCCCACATTGCCGTCGAGTTCCTGCACCCGGCCACCGCCGGACGCCCGGCGCTGCCCGCCATCAATCTCATCGCCGACGTGGCGATGCTGACCGCCGTCGGCAACGATGTGGGCTTCGAGCAGGTCTTCGCCCGGCAGCTGATCGCCCAAGCCAGGCCCGGCGATGGCTTGATCGGCATCAGCACCAGCGGCAATTCGCCGAATCTCCTGCGGGGCTTCGAGCAAGCGAAACAGTTGGGACTCACGACCATCGGCCTGGCCGGAGGCACCGGCGGGCTCATGGCGCAGTCGCCGGCCATCGATCATTGCTTGGTCGTGGAAACGGACAGCATTCACCGGACACAAGAATGCCACGTCATGATCTACCATATCCTCTGGGACCTCGTGCATACGCTGCTGGCCGCCGACCGCCAGGCGCCTTCACAGGGGAGCGGCCAATGA
- a CDS encoding NHL repeat-containing protein (MaGe:77307677) encodes MAISVRLHQPRQPLLPEQHTRQPLPLWEGTGIALGDSRDEQGFPIPVTPTTQTLFGPRGCCLFQNKGPLWVADTGHHRLVGWHTCPQASDTPADWVIGQPDFYSEGRNAKGAPSAATLNVPTGMTAYGQGLAVADAWNHRVLIWRQVPMASHCPPDIVLGQETFDAVQINRGQATASASTLYWPYGVASWDDRLIVADTGNRRVLIWNSPPTRNGQPADLVLGQPDFHQRDENAGGMPSHASMRWPHGIARWGERLCIADAGNNRIMVWQTWPENSGASCDVILGQTDAAQVDHNGGRYWPHAGTLNMPYGIASANAWLLAADTANSRLLGWHARDLANGAPARLLAGQTQFGMKGDNQWAFPSPDTLCWPYGLSLADGTIAVADSGNNRIMIRPLHPEAAA; translated from the coding sequence ATGGCCATCTCGGTACGCCTTCATCAGCCACGACAACCGCTGTTGCCAGAACAGCATACGCGGCAACCGCTGCCACTGTGGGAAGGCACCGGCATTGCACTGGGCGACAGCCGGGACGAGCAGGGCTTTCCAATTCCCGTGACACCCACCACCCAGACATTGTTTGGACCGCGCGGCTGCTGCCTGTTTCAGAACAAGGGGCCGCTGTGGGTTGCCGATACCGGCCACCACCGTCTCGTTGGATGGCACACCTGCCCGCAAGCAAGTGACACTCCCGCGGATTGGGTGATCGGGCAGCCGGATTTCTATTCAGAGGGGCGCAATGCGAAAGGCGCTCCTAGTGCCGCCACCCTGAATGTTCCAACCGGAATGACCGCCTACGGCCAGGGCCTCGCGGTGGCCGATGCCTGGAACCATCGCGTATTAATCTGGCGGCAGGTTCCCATGGCAAGCCATTGCCCGCCGGATATCGTTTTAGGGCAAGAGACCTTCGATGCCGTACAGATCAACCGAGGACAAGCGACGGCATCGGCAAGCACTCTCTACTGGCCGTACGGCGTGGCGAGCTGGGACGATCGTCTGATCGTCGCGGATACCGGCAACCGGCGCGTGTTGATCTGGAACAGTCCGCCCACTCGCAATGGACAGCCGGCCGATCTGGTCTTAGGCCAGCCCGATTTCCACCAGCGCGATGAGAACGCCGGAGGCATGCCGTCACATGCCAGCATGCGATGGCCGCACGGCATTGCGCGGTGGGGCGAGCGTCTCTGCATCGCCGATGCAGGTAATAATCGCATTATGGTGTGGCAGACCTGGCCCGAGAATTCTGGGGCCAGCTGCGATGTGATTCTCGGACAGACCGATGCCGCGCAGGTGGATCATAACGGGGGCCGCTATTGGCCTCACGCCGGCACGCTGAATATGCCGTACGGCATCGCCTCGGCCAATGCCTGGCTGCTGGCCGCCGATACCGCCAACTCCCGGCTGCTCGGATGGCATGCGCGCGACCTCGCCAACGGAGCGCCGGCGAGACTGCTGGCCGGCCAGACCCAGTTCGGCATGAAAGGGGACAACCAATGGGCCTTTCCCTCGCCCGACACGCTCTGCTGGCCCTATGGCCTCTCGCTCGCCGACGGAACCATCGCCGTCGCCGATAGCGGCAACAATCGGATCATGATCCGGCCATTACATCCGGAGGCAGCGGCATGA
- a CDS encoding hypothetical protein (Evidence 4 : Unknown function but conserved in other organisms; MaGe:77307683): MATGDNSLRTVLRVMLQSGLKTEIEPRAYTSEEVIRLVAHLRSLSPTAFAEKLTVAGFTLFPYIPPDVGDDLPQSCETCMYYVTHRRFCELPELNLPVEKDWSCRLWRI, from the coding sequence ATGGCGACCGGCGACAACAGCCTACGAACTGTGCTGCGTGTCATGTTGCAAAGCGGCCTCAAAACCGAGATTGAGCCGCGGGCATACACCAGCGAAGAAGTCATCCGTCTCGTCGCGCACCTCCGAAGCCTTTCGCCGACTGCCTTCGCCGAAAAACTGACGGTCGCAGGCTTTACCCTCTTCCCCTATATTCCGCCTGACGTAGGAGACGACTTGCCGCAGTCGTGCGAGACCTGCATGTACTACGTCACGCACCGGCGGTTCTGCGAATTGCCCGAGCTGAACCTGCCGGTCGAAAAGGATTGGTCCTGCCGATTATGGAGAATCTAG
- a CDS encoding Carbamoyltransferase HypF (MaGe:77307676), protein MTTAEQLRAPDIAALQIRVQGLVQGVGFRPMVWREAHRLQIRGHIRNDGAGVLIVAVGTSSQLDAFIDHIKTHPPMLARVDEVQWEPLPLERIPPNFTILDSTAGDVETGIVPDAASCPDCLREIFDPFARRYRYPFTNCTHCGPRLTIQQEIPYDRSGTTMADFSMCADCEAEYRDPVDRRFHAQPIACHACGPKAWLERADGKPIAFDVFSMLDAVDAACTLLQRGHILAIKGLGGFQLACDATQEGAVARLRRLKAREGKPFALMARDLTVARRYCQITETEEALLQSPAAPIVLLQTQAGATVAPSVAPGMRTLGLMLPNTPLHHLMLRRMDRPIVLTSGNRADEPQWTDNESAKAGLGHIAEYFLLHDRAIAQRVDDSIVAMSNNLPRIVRRSRGYAPTPILLPDGFGQAPAVLAMGSELKNTFCLLRRGRAILSHHIGDLDDALTHADYRRAIAHYAGLFAHAPDLIAVDRHPEYRSSKAGYALAAKQSLPVRAIQHHHAHIAACLIDNGISLDHPPVLGIALDGLGYGDDGQLWGGEFLLADYRTATRMGTFKPVPLLGGEQAMREPWRNTYAHLMAELGWARFAMNYVELDLYAFLDAKPRRTLDNMITHSLNSPPASSCGRLFDAVAAAIGLCRDRASYEGQAAIELEHLVDRETLEQEDDSLAYPFTIPLHKGAGIPYIEPLAMWQALLGDLQLQTPPPVIAARFHKGLAMAICAMAGKIAKSCEGERTIRHAVLSGGVFQNRVLAELVARRLERLGFAVLSHHHVPANDGGLSLGQAAVAAAQALSHME, encoded by the coding sequence ATGACCACCGCAGAACAGTTGCGCGCGCCGGATATCGCCGCCCTTCAGATTCGCGTGCAGGGTCTGGTGCAGGGCGTCGGATTTCGCCCAATGGTCTGGCGGGAAGCTCACCGGCTGCAGATCCGCGGCCACATCCGGAACGACGGCGCCGGTGTCCTGATCGTCGCGGTTGGAACATCCTCGCAGTTGGATGCATTCATCGATCACATCAAAACGCATCCTCCGATGCTCGCCAGAGTCGATGAGGTGCAGTGGGAACCGCTGCCGCTGGAACGCATTCCTCCGAACTTCACCATTCTCGACAGCACGGCCGGCGACGTGGAAACCGGCATTGTGCCGGACGCCGCAAGCTGCCCCGATTGCCTGCGGGAAATCTTCGATCCCTTCGCCCGCCGCTATCGCTATCCGTTCACCAACTGCACGCACTGCGGTCCACGATTGACGATTCAACAGGAAATTCCTTACGACCGGTCCGGCACCACCATGGCGGATTTTTCCATGTGCGCCGACTGCGAGGCGGAATATCGCGACCCCGTCGACCGCCGATTCCATGCGCAACCGATTGCCTGCCATGCGTGCGGACCGAAAGCCTGGCTCGAACGAGCCGACGGCAAACCCATCGCCTTCGACGTATTCTCGATGCTGGATGCCGTGGACGCCGCCTGCACGCTCCTTCAGCGCGGCCACATTCTCGCAATCAAAGGCCTCGGGGGATTCCAGCTGGCCTGCGATGCCACGCAAGAAGGCGCGGTGGCCAGGTTGCGCCGTCTGAAAGCCAGGGAGGGAAAACCCTTCGCGCTCATGGCGCGAGATCTCACCGTCGCCCGGCGCTATTGCCAGATCACCGAAACGGAAGAAGCGCTGCTGCAAAGCCCCGCCGCTCCGATTGTCCTCTTGCAGACACAGGCCGGCGCAACCGTGGCTCCATCCGTTGCGCCCGGCATGCGGACGTTGGGCCTGATGCTGCCGAACACACCGTTGCATCATCTGATGCTCCGCCGCATGGATCGTCCGATTGTGCTGACCAGCGGCAATCGCGCCGATGAACCGCAATGGACCGACAACGAAAGCGCCAAAGCCGGGTTAGGGCACATCGCGGAATACTTCCTCCTGCACGATCGCGCCATCGCGCAGCGAGTCGACGATTCGATTGTCGCCATGTCCAATAATCTGCCGCGCATCGTCCGCCGCAGCCGCGGCTATGCTCCGACGCCAATCCTGCTGCCTGACGGGTTCGGCCAGGCGCCTGCCGTGCTCGCGATGGGCAGCGAATTGAAGAACACGTTTTGCCTCCTGCGCCGAGGCCGCGCGATACTCTCGCACCATATCGGCGATCTCGACGATGCCCTAACGCACGCGGACTATCGGCGAGCCATCGCGCACTATGCCGGCCTCTTCGCCCATGCGCCGGACCTGATCGCCGTAGACCGGCATCCTGAATACCGGTCGAGCAAAGCTGGATACGCGCTCGCCGCCAAGCAGTCGCTTCCGGTGCGCGCGATTCAACATCATCACGCGCACATTGCCGCCTGCCTGATCGACAATGGGATTAGCCTCGATCATCCTCCTGTCCTGGGGATTGCCTTGGATGGCTTGGGCTACGGCGACGACGGGCAGCTCTGGGGCGGGGAGTTCTTGCTGGCCGATTACCGAACCGCCACTCGCATGGGCACGTTCAAACCGGTGCCTCTGCTCGGAGGCGAACAAGCAATGCGGGAACCTTGGCGAAACACCTACGCGCATCTCATGGCGGAGCTCGGATGGGCGCGCTTCGCCATGAACTATGTCGAACTGGACCTCTATGCGTTTCTCGATGCCAAGCCGCGCCGCACTCTCGATAACATGATCACCCACAGCCTCAACAGCCCGCCGGCCTCCTCCTGCGGGCGGCTCTTCGATGCAGTGGCCGCCGCCATTGGACTCTGCCGGGATCGCGCCAGCTATGAAGGGCAAGCCGCCATCGAGCTAGAACACCTGGTGGACCGAGAGACGCTGGAACAGGAAGACGATTCGCTGGCCTATCCCTTTACCATTCCCCTGCACAAGGGAGCCGGCATCCCCTATATCGAACCGCTCGCCATGTGGCAGGCCTTGCTCGGCGACCTGCAGCTTCAGACGCCGCCTCCAGTCATCGCCGCCAGATTTCATAAAGGACTGGCGATGGCCATCTGCGCGATGGCGGGAAAGATCGCCAAATCTTGTGAAGGCGAGCGGACGATCCGGCACGCCGTACTGTCGGGGGGCGTCTTCCAAAATCGAGTGTTAGCGGAGTTAGTGGCGCGGCGATTGGAGCGACTCGGCTTCGCGGTGCTCTCCCATCATCATGTGCCGGCAAACGATGGGGGACTGTCGCTCGGCCAGGCGGCGGTGGCGGCGGCTCAGGCCCTTTCACACATGGAATGA
- a CDS encoding hypothetical protein (Evidence 4 : Unknown function but conserved in other organisms; MaGe:77307681) — protein sequence MNTLSDEQVKAALAAADDPGLSSRDKIDLFIEIAMGLQRKPRSIEDLHHAIALYDRALEYAADETDPLLTGRIQARKGTALNAIPHDGTEHVEQARQLFTQALANIRDGGSPEETAEIELNLGLALHALAASGRARMSDAIGAYLRALRTFTRDRYPTEFAILHNNLATAYLSLPATDPSGHMREALAVQSFEEALKVVTLIDQPNEYAMLQNNLGNALQYASSSHSVDNNLRALGAYDEALRVRTASATPLEYANTVSNKANALRNLPDEPAHPEQGNRRNLEMAMQYLEAAAQIFRRFGDSGKMRVAEEALAEIRHDLLAQPASTAPPATHNDPAHSGTADRHTDDIV from the coding sequence ATGAACACCTTATCCGACGAACAAGTCAAAGCCGCACTTGCTGCCGCCGACGACCCCGGTTTATCCAGTCGCGACAAAATCGATCTCTTCATCGAAATCGCCATGGGGCTCCAACGCAAGCCTCGCTCTATCGAAGACCTGCACCATGCGATCGCTCTCTACGATCGCGCGCTCGAATATGCGGCAGATGAAACCGATCCGCTGCTGACCGGACGAATCCAAGCGCGCAAAGGCACCGCGTTGAATGCCATTCCTCACGATGGCACGGAGCATGTCGAACAAGCTCGCCAGTTATTTACCCAGGCGCTCGCGAACATTCGTGACGGCGGATCTCCGGAAGAGACCGCTGAAATCGAACTCAATCTCGGGCTGGCGCTGCACGCCCTCGCCGCATCGGGCCGCGCCCGCATGTCTGACGCCATCGGCGCCTACTTGCGGGCGCTGCGCACGTTTACACGCGACCGCTATCCCACGGAATTCGCCATCCTGCATAACAATCTGGCCACCGCCTACCTCTCGCTGCCGGCGACCGATCCAAGCGGCCATATGCGCGAAGCGCTCGCGGTGCAATCCTTCGAAGAAGCGCTCAAGGTGGTCACCCTCATCGATCAGCCGAACGAGTACGCCATGCTGCAAAACAATCTTGGAAATGCCCTGCAATATGCGTCGAGCAGCCACAGCGTGGACAATAATCTTCGCGCACTGGGCGCCTACGATGAAGCGCTTCGAGTCCGCACGGCCTCGGCGACGCCGCTGGAATATGCCAACACGGTCTCGAATAAGGCCAACGCCCTGCGAAACTTGCCCGATGAACCGGCTCATCCGGAACAGGGTAATCGGCGCAACCTTGAAATGGCGATGCAGTATCTCGAAGCGGCGGCACAGATTTTCCGCCGTTTCGGCGACAGCGGGAAAATGCGCGTCGCCGAAGAAGCCCTGGCCGAAATCCGGCATGACTTGCTGGCGCAACCGGCAAGTACAGCACCGCCAGCCACCCACAACGATCCCGCACACAGCGGCACAGCCGACCGGCATACAGACGACATTGTATAG
- a CDS encoding hypothetical protein (Evidence 4 : Unknown function but conserved in other organisms; MaGe:77307679), with product MFDMFCNSVQLFLKGKLFHDLPKVAMLAGVGIGLAAAIVIALVKMGCSLWVAVAAAGFCAGALQPRLFRDLKYR from the coding sequence ATGTTCGATATGTTTTGCAATTCCGTTCAGCTGTTTTTGAAAGGAAAGCTGTTTCACGATCTTCCCAAAGTTGCGATGCTCGCCGGAGTGGGCATTGGACTGGCGGCGGCTATCGTGATCGCGCTCGTCAAGATGGGGTGCTCACTGTGGGTCGCTGTCGCCGCCGCCGGATTTTGCGCGGGCGCGCTGCAACCACGGCTGTTTCGAGACTTGAAATACCGATGA
- a CDS encoding Uptake hydrogenase large subunit (MaGe:77307685), whose amino-acid sequence MAVQTLDISPVGRVEGDLDVRVEIDNGVVTNAWTQAELFRGFEIILRDKDPQAGLVVTPRACGICGASHLTCAAWALDTAWQTTVPRNAILARNLGQLVESLQSQPRYFYGLYAIDLTNKKYRGSRFYDEACKRFAPFTGTSYETGVTISGKPVEIYALLGGQWPHSSYMVPGGVMCAPTLADITRSVSLLEYFKKNWLEPIWLGCSLERYEQIKTYADFNAWLEESPAHLNSDLGLYWRMGLDIGLDKYGAGLGKYVSWGYLPHEDKYQKPTIESRNSAVIMKSGIYDGATGMHKLMSQEFARENTSHAWYEEGSDNVHPFDRTTKPKSKNHIDFNGAYSWATAVSHMDIGRLEAGPFARQMVAGGTHGEAWQHADGFILDAYKQMGGASLHLRQLARMHETVKLYRQAERCLREFRLNEPWYIKPQERDGRGWGATEAARGALCHWIEVKGGKIKNYQIVAPTTWNVGPRDHQGRRGPIEEALIGAPIADPTDPVEVGHVARSFDSCLVCTVHAHDAKTGKELARFKIG is encoded by the coding sequence ATGGCTGTTCAAACACTCGACATTTCACCCGTCGGCCGCGTAGAAGGCGATCTTGACGTCCGCGTAGAAATCGACAATGGGGTCGTCACCAATGCCTGGACACAAGCGGAGCTCTTCCGCGGATTCGAAATTATTTTACGCGATAAAGACCCGCAAGCCGGCCTCGTGGTCACGCCTCGGGCCTGCGGCATCTGCGGCGCTTCCCATCTGACCTGTGCCGCCTGGGCACTGGACACCGCCTGGCAAACCACCGTTCCGCGAAACGCCATCCTGGCGAGAAACCTCGGACAGCTCGTCGAAAGCTTGCAGAGCCAGCCGCGGTACTTCTATGGACTCTATGCCATCGACCTCACGAATAAAAAATATCGCGGTAGCCGCTTCTACGATGAAGCCTGTAAACGCTTTGCTCCGTTTACCGGAACTTCGTACGAAACCGGCGTTACCATCTCAGGGAAGCCCGTGGAAATCTACGCCCTGCTTGGCGGCCAATGGCCGCACTCCAGCTACATGGTGCCGGGCGGCGTCATGTGCGCGCCAACGCTGGCCGACATTACCCGGTCGGTGTCGCTCCTGGAATACTTCAAGAAAAACTGGCTGGAGCCCATCTGGCTCGGCTGCTCCTTGGAGCGGTATGAACAGATTAAGACCTACGCCGACTTCAATGCCTGGTTGGAAGAAAGCCCGGCCCATCTCAACTCGGACTTAGGACTCTATTGGCGCATGGGCTTGGATATTGGGCTCGACAAATATGGAGCGGGACTCGGCAAATACGTGTCCTGGGGCTACTTGCCGCACGAAGACAAATATCAAAAGCCCACGATCGAGAGCCGCAACAGCGCGGTCATTATGAAAAGCGGCATTTACGACGGCGCCACCGGCATGCACAAACTCATGAGCCAGGAATTCGCGCGGGAGAACACCTCGCATGCCTGGTATGAAGAGGGCAGCGACAACGTCCATCCGTTCGACCGCACCACCAAGCCCAAGTCGAAGAATCACATCGATTTTAACGGCGCCTACTCCTGGGCCACCGCCGTCAGCCATATGGACATCGGCCGGTTAGAGGCCGGCCCGTTCGCCCGACAGATGGTGGCGGGAGGCACGCATGGAGAAGCCTGGCAACATGCGGACGGATTCATCCTCGACGCCTATAAGCAAATGGGCGGCGCGAGCCTGCACCTCCGCCAGCTTGCGCGCATGCACGAGACCGTGAAGTTATACCGGCAGGCCGAACGCTGCCTGCGTGAATTCCGGCTCAATGAGCCCTGGTACATCAAGCCTCAAGAGCGCGACGGCCGTGGGTGGGGCGCAACGGAAGCCGCTCGTGGCGCGCTCTGTCATTGGATCGAAGTGAAAGGCGGAAAAATTAAAAACTATCAGATCGTCGCACCGACGACCTGGAATGTGGGACCTCGAGATCATCAAGGCCGGCGAGGACCGATTGAAGAGGCGCTGATCGGCGCGCCGATTGCGGACCCGACCGACCCTGTTGAAGTGGGTCATGTCGCCCGGTCGTTCGATTCATGCTTAGTCTGCACCGTGCATGCGCACGATGCGAAAACAGGAAAGGAATTAGCCCGCTTTAAGATCGGCTAG
- a CDS encoding Putative hydrogenase maturation protease (Modular protein) (Evidence 3 : Putative function from multiple computational evidences; MaGe:77307682), protein MENLATPAETIAVIGCGNLNRRDDGAGVVVVQALQKWVRAEQPRGVSVYDAGTGGMDVMFKAKGATALIMIDASLSSSPPGSIFQLPGEEVINRPEPGYSLHDFRWQHALYAGRHIFGKAFPRDITVYLIEAETVSLGLGLSPQVSHAANRVADMIKQLIRDKTNQLPHAVPFDAQCATASDNCARMTVRQGNIFLDASTYARYFPGLECIVLLKQEQTLLLLPVRHAAAGGLLMKVRNAQGDRVIHAQEFFRGQGLDDDREWTGSLQWDDQRAALVTSWPISSSS, encoded by the coding sequence ATGGAGAATCTAGCGACACCCGCCGAAACTATCGCCGTCATTGGATGCGGCAATCTCAACCGTCGCGACGATGGAGCCGGAGTCGTCGTCGTCCAAGCACTTCAGAAATGGGTGCGAGCCGAACAACCTCGCGGAGTCTCCGTCTACGATGCCGGCACCGGCGGAATGGATGTGATGTTCAAAGCAAAAGGCGCGACCGCGCTGATCATGATCGATGCCAGCCTCAGCAGTTCCCCACCGGGCTCCATCTTCCAACTCCCAGGTGAAGAAGTCATCAACCGCCCAGAGCCGGGCTATAGCCTCCATGATTTTCGCTGGCAGCATGCTCTATATGCGGGACGTCATATTTTCGGCAAGGCCTTTCCTCGCGATATCACGGTCTATCTGATCGAGGCGGAAACCGTCTCGCTTGGATTGGGACTGAGCCCTCAGGTATCCCATGCCGCCAACCGGGTTGCCGACATGATCAAGCAACTCATTCGGGACAAGACGAACCAGCTGCCTCACGCCGTTCCATTCGATGCCCAGTGCGCCACAGCGTCGGACAACTGCGCGCGTATGACCGTTCGGCAAGGAAATATTTTTCTCGACGCATCGACCTATGCCCGATACTTTCCCGGACTGGAGTGCATCGTACTGCTCAAGCAGGAACAGACGCTCTTGCTCTTGCCGGTGCGCCATGCGGCAGCCGGTGGGTTGCTGATGAAGGTGCGGAACGCCCAAGGCGACCGCGTCATTCACGCGCAAGAGTTTTTTCGCGGGCAGGGGTTAGACGATGACCGCGAATGGACCGGTTCTCTCCAATGGGATGACCAGCGTGCAGCCCTCGTGACAAGCTGGCCCATTTCCTCTTCGTCATAA
- a CDS encoding Serine phosphatase RsbU, regulator of sigma subunit (MaGe:77307684): MRPEEEDRLLGKIAHLLESGLKTQVEPFPETHIEFAKILDELRALPQEDLRAKLVIGGFTNTPYGPDQMRCLECMYYLVHRKWCDLPELAVPVEPDWWCRLWRI; the protein is encoded by the coding sequence ATGCGTCCCGAAGAAGAAGACCGCCTCCTAGGGAAGATCGCACACCTCTTAGAGAGCGGACTCAAGACACAGGTCGAACCGTTTCCCGAAACACATATCGAGTTCGCCAAGATTTTGGACGAATTGAGAGCGTTGCCCCAGGAAGACTTGCGCGCCAAACTCGTGATCGGAGGGTTCACCAACACCCCCTATGGCCCAGACCAAATGCGCTGCCTGGAGTGCATGTATTACTTGGTGCATAGAAAGTGGTGCGATCTTCCCGAACTCGCCGTGCCTGTAGAACCCGATTGGTGGTGCCGACTCTGGAGAATTTAA
- a CDS encoding hypothetical protein (Evidence 4 : Unknown function but conserved in other organisms; MaGe:77307680), which yields MTLLNASTNDLNLLSGLLLLLLGLFTGALGGALGGIVVGGSALGNELAAMMGAFFGPVASLPGVLIGLVMLAFLL from the coding sequence ATGACATTACTCAACGCATCGACCAATGACTTGAACCTGCTCAGCGGACTCTTGCTTCTGCTATTGGGACTCTTCACAGGCGCGCTCGGCGGCGCGCTCGGCGGCATCGTTGTCGGCGGCAGCGCGCTGGGCAACGAACTGGCCGCGATGATGGGAGCCTTTTTCGGCCCCGTGGCATCGTTGCCAGGCGTCCTAATCGGACTCGTCATGCTCGCGTTTCTCTTATAA
- a CDS encoding Rieske domain-containing protein (MaGe:77307678): MSEQTAQRSTIAPTLPSLLAPLEQLETVVDSWDDSRRATVAALRHAVDGLHKEAFARLIRAFKTDPAGLEILKSLAGDEVVYAVLRHLELVKPSLQERIESALASVRPLLQGHGGNVELISLDPPDTVHIRLLGACDGCPSSNLTLTEGIETAIRAHCPEILTIKKIAGAHTSPNGHRTTASLISPFSLSREQGWEAAASLDDIPDRGMKAVELRGHSLLLSRQAHQVTCFHNACAHMGMPLDMGQISEGIVTCPYHGFQYDLASGECLTAPEVQLVPIQVRVMGTTVEVQLQR, translated from the coding sequence ATGTCCGAGCAAACCGCTCAACGCTCGACCATCGCACCGACGCTGCCTTCTCTCCTGGCCCCTCTTGAGCAGCTCGAGACCGTTGTGGACTCATGGGACGATTCCCGTCGGGCAACCGTGGCGGCGTTGCGGCACGCAGTCGATGGGCTGCATAAGGAAGCCTTCGCCCGGCTCATCCGCGCATTCAAAACCGATCCGGCTGGCCTTGAAATCTTGAAGTCTCTCGCCGGCGATGAAGTCGTCTACGCGGTCCTCCGGCATCTCGAACTGGTCAAACCCTCGCTGCAGGAACGGATCGAATCGGCGCTCGCATCCGTGCGCCCCTTGCTGCAAGGGCATGGAGGCAACGTCGAACTCATCTCGCTCGACCCTCCGGATACGGTGCACATTCGCTTGCTCGGAGCCTGCGACGGATGCCCTTCGTCGAATCTCACCCTGACAGAAGGAATCGAAACCGCGATCCGCGCCCACTGTCCGGAGATTCTGACGATTAAGAAAATAGCCGGCGCGCACACCTCTCCCAACGGCCACCGCACAACCGCCTCACTCATCAGTCCTTTTTCGCTGAGCCGCGAGCAGGGGTGGGAAGCCGCCGCCTCGCTCGACGATATTCCCGACCGCGGCATGAAGGCCGTGGAGCTGCGAGGCCATTCGCTGTTGCTCAGCCGCCAGGCGCACCAAGTAACGTGCTTCCACAATGCCTGCGCGCACATGGGCATGCCGCTCGATATGGGACAGATTTCCGAAGGGATCGTGACCTGCCCCTATCATGGGTTTCAATACGACCTTGCGTCGGGAGAATGCTTGACCGCGCCGGAAGTGCAACTGGTGCCGATTCAGGTTCGAGTAATGGGCACGACCGTGGAAGTGCAGCTACAACGGTAG